One window of the Salvelinus alpinus chromosome 13, SLU_Salpinus.1, whole genome shotgun sequence genome contains the following:
- the LOC139537454 gene encoding spermatogenesis-associated protein 22 isoform X2, which translates to MRRYEMQQARPTAGCLSVPLFTQKKRSRLPLTSNPSENEFCSSNEYMSTHSSASSNNISGNTEYFQDQDPSCPAPATQNSQWNRQGNQHQSQPQFQYPNSRLAPEPVGRNFAPLPHPYKAVNTGPQMGQQQPPVRQDSRAPINPRQSNYNGLCSSGNTQSKPVPPSSYSHMGQQQQSGYRQGQANPPEPPLYSQQSTPITTTSRPTPGPPSRPTPGPPSRPTPGSGPQQQKQNTSWKFKMTTNTGLQKQLMDSRDIYQTQNTSQSQTPPVFQIKPATENSLRILTAVIDGMRHWSQFKDRAPYLFEIFATLDSAVTAGSHGAKNFLMRDGKEVVQCVFYENELDLPRLIRGQVHRCVGNYDRTRDTLTCMSVRAALHSEQRNAQESVKASDAEMRGLVKSLSEV; encoded by the exons ATGAGAAGATATGAAATGCAGCAGGCCAGACCTACTGCAG GCTGCCTCTCTGTGCCTCTGTTTACCCAGAAGAAAAGGAGCAGGCTGCCTTTGACATCCAATCCCTCTGAGAATGAATTCTGCTCCAGCAATGAATACATGTCCACACACAGCTCTGCTTCATCCAACAACATATCTG GTAACACAGAATATTTCCAAGATCAAGACCCAAGCTGTCCTGCACCTGCTACTCAGAACAGTCAGTGGAACAGACAAGGCAACCAGCATCAGTCTCAACCACAGTTTCAGTATCCAAACAGTCGACTTGCACCTGAACCCGTGGGGAGAAACTTTGCACCTCTACCACACCCATATAAAGCTGTGAATACAGG TCCGCAGATGGGACAGCAACAGCCACCAGTGAGGCAGGACTCCAGAGCCCCTATAAACCCCAGACAGAGCAACTACAACGGCCTCTGCAGCAGTGGGAACACACAGAGCAAGCCAGTACCCCCAAGTAGCTACTCTCATATGGGTCAGCAGCAGCAGTCTGGCTACAGACAGGGACAGGCCAACCCACCAGAGCCTCCTCTCTACTCCCAGCAGTCTACACCCATTACCACAACAAGCAGACCAACTCCTGGCCCTCCAAGCAGACCAACTCCTGGCCCTCCAAGCAGACCAACTCCTGGTTCTGGACCACAGCAGCAGAAACAGAACACATCCTGGAAGTTTAAAATGACCACCAACACTGGGCTACAGaaacagctgatggacagtagaGACATATATCAAACTCAAAATACCTCTCAGTCTCAG ACACCACCTGTGTTCCAGATCAAACCAGCAACTGAGAACTCTTTGAGGATACTGACTGCTGTCATTGATGGCATGAGACACTGGAGCCAGTTCAAGGACAGAGCTCCGTacctatttgagatttttg CTACTCTTGACTCCGCAGTCACCGCCGGGTCTCATGGAGCTAAGAACTTCCTCATgagagatgggaaagaggtgGTGCAGTGTGTCTTCTATGAAAAT GAGCTGGACCTTCCCAGGCTGATCCGAGGCCAGGTGCACCGCTGTGTGGGAAACTACGACCGCACCAGGGACACACTCACCTGCATGTCTGTCAGGGCTGCCCTGCACTCAGAGCAGAGGAATGCACAGGAGTCTGTCAAAGCATCGGACGCTGAGATGAGGGGCCTGGTGAAATCACTCAGTGAAGTCTGA
- the LOC139537454 gene encoding spermatogenesis-associated protein 22 isoform X1 translates to MRRYEMQQARPTAGCLSVPLFTQKKRSRLPLTSNPSENEFCSSNEYMSTHSSASSNNISGNTEYFQDQDPSCPAPATQNSQWNRQGNQHQSQPQFQYPNSRLAPEPVGRNFAPLPHPYKAVNTGPQMGQQQPPVRQDSRAPINPRQSNYNGLCSSGNTQSKPVPPSSYSHMGQQQQSGYRQGQANPPEPPLYSQQSTPITTTSRPTPGPPSRPTPGPPSRPTPGSGPQQQKQNTSWKFKMTTNTGLQKQLMDSRDIYQTQNTSQSQVQHTPPVFQIKPATENSLRILTAVIDGMRHWSQFKDRAPYLFEIFATLDSAVTAGSHGAKNFLMRDGKEVVQCVFYENELDLPRLIRGQVHRCVGNYDRTRDTLTCMSVRAALHSEQRNAQESVKASDAEMRGLVKSLSEV, encoded by the exons ATGAGAAGATATGAAATGCAGCAGGCCAGACCTACTGCAG GCTGCCTCTCTGTGCCTCTGTTTACCCAGAAGAAAAGGAGCAGGCTGCCTTTGACATCCAATCCCTCTGAGAATGAATTCTGCTCCAGCAATGAATACATGTCCACACACAGCTCTGCTTCATCCAACAACATATCTG GTAACACAGAATATTTCCAAGATCAAGACCCAAGCTGTCCTGCACCTGCTACTCAGAACAGTCAGTGGAACAGACAAGGCAACCAGCATCAGTCTCAACCACAGTTTCAGTATCCAAACAGTCGACTTGCACCTGAACCCGTGGGGAGAAACTTTGCACCTCTACCACACCCATATAAAGCTGTGAATACAGG TCCGCAGATGGGACAGCAACAGCCACCAGTGAGGCAGGACTCCAGAGCCCCTATAAACCCCAGACAGAGCAACTACAACGGCCTCTGCAGCAGTGGGAACACACAGAGCAAGCCAGTACCCCCAAGTAGCTACTCTCATATGGGTCAGCAGCAGCAGTCTGGCTACAGACAGGGACAGGCCAACCCACCAGAGCCTCCTCTCTACTCCCAGCAGTCTACACCCATTACCACAACAAGCAGACCAACTCCTGGCCCTCCAAGCAGACCAACTCCTGGCCCTCCAAGCAGACCAACTCCTGGTTCTGGACCACAGCAGCAGAAACAGAACACATCCTGGAAGTTTAAAATGACCACCAACACTGGGCTACAGaaacagctgatggacagtagaGACATATATCAAACTCAAAATACCTCTCAGTCTCAGGTACAACAT ACACCACCTGTGTTCCAGATCAAACCAGCAACTGAGAACTCTTTGAGGATACTGACTGCTGTCATTGATGGCATGAGACACTGGAGCCAGTTCAAGGACAGAGCTCCGTacctatttgagatttttg CTACTCTTGACTCCGCAGTCACCGCCGGGTCTCATGGAGCTAAGAACTTCCTCATgagagatgggaaagaggtgGTGCAGTGTGTCTTCTATGAAAAT GAGCTGGACCTTCCCAGGCTGATCCGAGGCCAGGTGCACCGCTGTGTGGGAAACTACGACCGCACCAGGGACACACTCACCTGCATGTCTGTCAGGGCTGCCCTGCACTCAGAGCAGAGGAATGCACAGGAGTCTGTCAAAGCATCGGACGCTGAGATGAGGGGCCTGGTGAAATCACTCAGTGAAGTCTGA
- the LOC139537454 gene encoding spermatogenesis-associated protein 22 isoform X3, whose amino-acid sequence MSTHSSASSNNISGNTEYFQDQDPSCPAPATQNSQWNRQGNQHQSQPQFQYPNSRLAPEPVGRNFAPLPHPYKAVNTGPQMGQQQPPVRQDSRAPINPRQSNYNGLCSSGNTQSKPVPPSSYSHMGQQQQSGYRQGQANPPEPPLYSQQSTPITTTSRPTPGPPSRPTPGPPSRPTPGSGPQQQKQNTSWKFKMTTNTGLQKQLMDSRDIYQTQNTSQSQVQHTPPVFQIKPATENSLRILTAVIDGMRHWSQFKDRAPYLFEIFATLDSAVTAGSHGAKNFLMRDGKEVVQCVFYENELDLPRLIRGQVHRCVGNYDRTRDTLTCMSVRAALHSEQRNAQESVKASDAEMRGLVKSLSEV is encoded by the exons ATGTCCACACACAGCTCTGCTTCATCCAACAACATATCTG GTAACACAGAATATTTCCAAGATCAAGACCCAAGCTGTCCTGCACCTGCTACTCAGAACAGTCAGTGGAACAGACAAGGCAACCAGCATCAGTCTCAACCACAGTTTCAGTATCCAAACAGTCGACTTGCACCTGAACCCGTGGGGAGAAACTTTGCACCTCTACCACACCCATATAAAGCTGTGAATACAGG TCCGCAGATGGGACAGCAACAGCCACCAGTGAGGCAGGACTCCAGAGCCCCTATAAACCCCAGACAGAGCAACTACAACGGCCTCTGCAGCAGTGGGAACACACAGAGCAAGCCAGTACCCCCAAGTAGCTACTCTCATATGGGTCAGCAGCAGCAGTCTGGCTACAGACAGGGACAGGCCAACCCACCAGAGCCTCCTCTCTACTCCCAGCAGTCTACACCCATTACCACAACAAGCAGACCAACTCCTGGCCCTCCAAGCAGACCAACTCCTGGCCCTCCAAGCAGACCAACTCCTGGTTCTGGACCACAGCAGCAGAAACAGAACACATCCTGGAAGTTTAAAATGACCACCAACACTGGGCTACAGaaacagctgatggacagtagaGACATATATCAAACTCAAAATACCTCTCAGTCTCAGGTACAACAT ACACCACCTGTGTTCCAGATCAAACCAGCAACTGAGAACTCTTTGAGGATACTGACTGCTGTCATTGATGGCATGAGACACTGGAGCCAGTTCAAGGACAGAGCTCCGTacctatttgagatttttg CTACTCTTGACTCCGCAGTCACCGCCGGGTCTCATGGAGCTAAGAACTTCCTCATgagagatgggaaagaggtgGTGCAGTGTGTCTTCTATGAAAAT GAGCTGGACCTTCCCAGGCTGATCCGAGGCCAGGTGCACCGCTGTGTGGGAAACTACGACCGCACCAGGGACACACTCACCTGCATGTCTGTCAGGGCTGCCCTGCACTCAGAGCAGAGGAATGCACAGGAGTCTGTCAAAGCATCGGACGCTGAGATGAGGGGCCTGGTGAAATCACTCAGTGAAGTCTGA